The window TTGCTGCTAAAATAGAAAATCCAACATATCTAACTATCAGTCAAAACAAACAATATGTATACTCTGTAGCCAAAAACGGGGAAAATGGGGGTGTAGCAGCCTTTTCTCTTGATAGCAGGACAGGTGAATTACAATTTTTAAACCAACAAACCGAAAAAGGCTCACCACCATGTCATGTTAGTGTTGACCAAAAAAACCAATATCTTTTGTCAAGCAATTATCATAAAGGGACGGTAGAAGCCTATGTAATTGATCCAGAGACAGGGGAAATCCAAGAAAATCCTTCCGTTATCAAACATAAGGGTGCAGATGATGACCAACAGCCACACACACACTACGCGGCCTTTACACCTGACGAAAAATATCTAACCGTCATCGATTTGGGCATCGATATGTTGATTACCTATCAATTGATGAATAATCAACTGGTTAAAGCCGCTGAACTTTCCTTTTCAAAAGGTAGCGGTCCACGCCACCTTGCCTTTCATCCAAACGGAAGGTATGCGTATGTCATGACCGAATTCAGCTCAGAGGTTATTGGATTGCAATATACTCCAGAAAATGGATCCTTTGAAATAATGCAAACCATTCCAACGATTCCAGCTGATTTCATAGAGAATAATCAAGGCAGTGCTATTCAGATATCCACCGACGGTCGCTTTGTTTATGCAGGAAATCGTGGACATAATAGTATAGCTGTTTTTAGCATCGACGCTGAATCAGGCAAGCTAACCTTTGTGGAGCATATTTCAACTGCAGGAGATTGGCCACGTGACTTTTCACTCGATCCGACAGAAGAATTTATCATTGCCTCTAATCAGGAGTCAAGTAATCTGGCTATTTTCAAACGAGATACTGCAACAGGCAGGCTAACCTTACTTCAATCGGACATCACCGTTCCACATCCGGTTTGTGTAAAATTCATCTAACAAAAAAATCGGGAAGTGCTTTAGAGCACCTCCCGATTTTTTTAGGCATACTGCTTTTTCTCCTCTTCGTTTCTAAAGAAAGCCTTCATCGCATGAAATACATCTGCTTTTTGCTTGAGGATATAATATTTGAAGTGTTCATTTTTAATATTTTTGTAGGCTGACATAAGTGTCGAATGTCTATTATACTGATTAACCTCTCCATATCCAAACATGCTTGATACCTTAATTAATTCTTCAACCAACTTCACACAGCGAGCATTATCAGAGGTCAAATTATCACCATCTGAGAAATGAAATGGATAAATATTATAGCGGTTTGGATGATATTTTTCCTCAACCAACTCAAGCGCTTTTCGATAGGCAGATGAACAAATCGTCCCGCCACTTTCTCCTCTTGAGAAGAAATCCTCTTCCGATACAACCCTAGCTTCCGTGTGGTGGGCAATAAACTCAATTTCCACGGTTTCATATTTAGAGCGTAAAAACCTTGTCATCCAAAAGAAAAAGCTCCTTGCCATATACTTTTCCCAGATTCCCATACTGCCACTTGTGTCCATCATCGCAAGCACAACTGCCTTTGAATCAGGTTTTATGATTTCGTTCCACGTTTTAAATTTCAAATCCTCTTTATAAATAGGATGAAATTTAGGTGTTCCCTTCATTGCATTTCGTTTAAAAGCAGACATCATTGTCCTTTTCTTATCGATATTGCCCATTAAACCTGTTTTTCGAATATCATTAAATTCAATATCCTCCACGATATTTTCCTGTAATTCTTTTTTCTTTAAATTTGGAAGCTCTAATTGTTTAAATAAAGCCTCTTCCAATTCCATCAACGAAACCTCAGCTTCAAAATAATCCTCTCCAGGCTGGTCTCCTGCACCTTGACCCTTACCAGGCCCCTTCTTTCCATCCGAACCATCACGGGCTACTACATCTCCAACCTTGCTGTCCCCGTCGCCTTGACCCACATGTTTGTTTTTATCATAGTTATAGCGGATTTTGTATTCATCAAGAGAACGAATCGGTATTTTTACCACTTCTCGGCCGTTTGACATTATGATGCTTTCTTCAGTAATTAGATCTGGGAGATTATTTCGAATCGCTTCTTGAACTTTTTCCTGATGCCGCTGTTGGTCATCGTGGCCTTTGCGATGGAGGGACCAATCTTCTTTCGAAATCACAAATTGATGGTTATTCTTATCGCTCATTTCAACCCCTCCTTAAAAATATTTTGCTATTTTCTGCACATTTTCACCTAACATTCATACAATATCCCGAGTGAAAAATTCAGATAAAACGGTGGATTACTCTATCATATGCGAGAAGACAAAATAGTTTACAAATTATTTTGATAATGGGGTATTTACCTAAGGAAAAAGACAAGTCTCCTAACAAAATGATGATTAGATTCATTCGAATAGAAGACCAAAATAAAAACCCGGTACTATTTTTTACACCGGGTTTTTATTGCTATTCATCCATCTAAATAACGAGAAACCTTTCTGGGTATGAAACTACTATGTTCTTAACGGTTTAATAAGCTGCCGACATAGCGCAATAATTCATTGGCAGAGGTTGAATTATAACCATGCTCATCGATTAATCTCGCCACCACTTCATTTACCTTCTTCAGCTGCTGTTCATCCGGCGTTTTTGTCGAGGTTGTAATTTTGACTACATCCTTTAAATCAGCAAACAGCTTTTTCTGAATAGCCTCGCGGAGACGATCATGTGAATTGTAGTCGAACCGTTTTCCTTTACGTGCATAGGCAGAAATACGAATTAAAATTTCTTCACGGAATGCTTTCTTTGCGTTTTCAGAGATGCCAATCTGCTCCTCAATCGAGCGCATCAGCTTCTCATCCGGATTAATTTCCTCACCTGTGAGCGGGTCACGCAGCTTAATCTTATTGCAATAAGCTTCAACATTGTCTAAATAGTTATCCATCAATGTTTTCGCCGACTCTTCATAGGAATAGACAAATGCCTTTTGTACTTCTTTCTTAGCGATGTCATCATATTCCTTACGTGCGAGTGAAATATAATTCAAGTAACGTTCCCGTAACTCTGCTGTTATGGATGGATGCTGATCCAAGCCTTCTTTTAAGGAACGAAGGACATCTAAAGCATTGATGCTTGTCATTTCTTTTCGGATAATAGTAGAAGAAATGCGATTAATAACATAACGAGGGTCGATGCCGCTCATTCCTTCATCTGTATATTCCTTTTTTAACTCTTCTACATCTGCACGATTATAGCCTTCAACATTTTCACCATCATAAAGACGCATTTTCTTTACTAGATCAATATCACCTTTTTTAGGCTCCTTTAATCTAGTAAGAATGGTAAACATTGCAGCCACCTTCAATGTATGCGGAGCAATGTGAACATCCGAAACATCACTTTCACGAATCATTTTTTCATAGATTTTCTCTTCTTCCGTTACCTTCAAATTATATGGGATCGGCATAACAATGATTCTGGAATGCAGGGCCTCATTCTTCTTATTCGAAATAAAAGAACGGTATTCCGTTTCATTCGTATGAGCGACAATTAACTCATCTGCACTTATGAGAGCGAATCTTCCTGCCTTAAAATTCCCCTCCTGTGTCAGTGACAGCAGGTGCCAGAGAAACTTCTCATCACATTTTAACATTTCCTGGAATTCCATCATTCCCCGGTTTGCTTTATTGAGCTCTCCATCAAATCGATAGGCTCGTGGATCTGACTCCGAACCGTATTCAGCAATGGTAGAAAAGTCAATGCTGCCAGTTAAATCAGCAATATCCTGTGATTTTGGATCAGATGGACTGAAGGTACCAATTCCAACCCGGC of the Bacillus tuaregi genome contains:
- a CDS encoding PrkA family serine protein kinase, which produces MDILKKIELYRKEEEMLKWEGTFSEYLEIIKEKPWVAQSAHSRVYNMIKDSGVEEANGHKRYKFFSNQLFGLEEALERLVEEYFHPSAKRLDVRKRILLLMGPVSGGKSTLVTMLKRGLEAYSLSDRGAVYGIKGCPMHEDPLHLIPHHLRKDFYDEYGIRIEGNLSPLNLMRLEQEYDGRIEDVMVERVFFSEDRRVGIGTFSPSDPKSQDIADLTGSIDFSTIAEYGSESDPRAYRFDGELNKANRGMMEFQEMLKCDEKFLWHLLSLTQEGNFKAGRFALISADELIVAHTNETEYRSFISNKKNEALHSRIIVMPIPYNLKVTEEEKIYEKMIRESDVSDVHIAPHTLKVAAMFTILTRLKEPKKGDIDLVKKMRLYDGENVEGYNRADVEELKKEYTDEGMSGIDPRYVINRISSTIIRKEMTSINALDVLRSLKEGLDQHPSITAELRERYLNYISLARKEYDDIAKKEVQKAFVYSYEESAKTLMDNYLDNVEAYCNKIKLRDPLTGEEINPDEKLMRSIEEQIGISENAKKAFREEILIRISAYARKGKRFDYNSHDRLREAIQKKLFADLKDVVKITTSTKTPDEQQLKKVNEVVARLIDEHGYNSTSANELLRYVGSLLNR
- a CDS encoding lactonase family protein; this translates as MTKLHGFIGTYTKGSSEGIYSFAFDTQSGQIDKISVAAKIENPTYLTISQNKQYVYSVAKNGENGGVAAFSLDSRTGELQFLNQQTEKGSPPCHVSVDQKNQYLLSSNYHKGTVEAYVIDPETGEIQENPSVIKHKGADDDQQPHTHYAAFTPDEKYLTVIDLGIDMLITYQLMNNQLVKAAELSFSKGSGPRHLAFHPNGRYAYVMTEFSSEVIGLQYTPENGSFEIMQTIPTIPADFIENNQGSAIQISTDGRFVYAGNRGHNSIAVFSIDAESGKLTFVEHISTAGDWPRDFSLDPTEEFIIASNQESSNLAIFKRDTATGRLTLLQSDITVPHPVCVKFI
- the yhbH gene encoding sporulation protein YhbH, whose protein sequence is MSDKNNHQFVISKEDWSLHRKGHDDQQRHQEKVQEAIRNNLPDLITEESIIMSNGREVVKIPIRSLDEYKIRYNYDKNKHVGQGDGDSKVGDVVARDGSDGKKGPGKGQGAGDQPGEDYFEAEVSLMELEEALFKQLELPNLKKKELQENIVEDIEFNDIRKTGLMGNIDKKRTMMSAFKRNAMKGTPKFHPIYKEDLKFKTWNEIIKPDSKAVVLAMMDTSGSMGIWEKYMARSFFFWMTRFLRSKYETVEIEFIAHHTEARVVSEEDFFSRGESGGTICSSAYRKALELVEEKYHPNRYNIYPFHFSDGDNLTSDNARCVKLVEELIKVSSMFGYGEVNQYNRHSTLMSAYKNIKNEHFKYYILKQKADVFHAMKAFFRNEEEKKQYA